The following coding sequences are from one Microtus pennsylvanicus isolate mMicPen1 chromosome 1, mMicPen1.hap1, whole genome shotgun sequence window:
- the LOC142852622 gene encoding androgen-binding protein homolog, with protein MKGTLLLLALLLTGELGFQTTEACIPYFEAYTTMVLGNKKLLNVLLTKFHPTDGEREAANKVQECFNEAGLKAKILDSIVLHLITNSPECKQYYTQDIKNKIDALLSNVFGK; from the exons ATGAAGGGGACGCTGCTTCTGCTGGCCTTGCTGTTGACAGGGGAGCTGGGCTTCCAGACAA cAGAAGCATGCATTCCTTACTTTGAAGCCTATACGACAATGGTCCTTGGAAACAAGAAATTACTGAATGTCCTCCTTACCAAGTTTCACCCTACTgatggagaaagggaagctgCTAATAAAGTCCAAGAATGCTTTAATGAGGCAGGACTGAAAGCCAAAATCCTGGATTCCATAGTGCTG cACTTGATCACTAACAGTCCAGAATGCAAACAATACTATACTCAAGATATCAAGAACAAAATTGACGCATTGCTTTCGAACGTTTTTGGAAAATGA